ACCATTGGTAATCCGAATCCGAAATTCACCTGGGGACTGAACTCGACCGTCAAATTCAGAAACTTCGACCTGGCCGTTTTCTTCCGCGGTGTTCACGGTAACGACGTGCGCAACCTGCAACAGTCGGAAATGGGCGACGGTGTGCAGAAAATCAACCAGATTGGCAACATCCTGACCGATTCGTGGACGCCCGAGAATCCCAACGCGAGTCGGCCCGTGATTGATGGTCGCCGGGATTTCATCTCCTTCCGCCGGTCGTCGTTTTTCATTCAGGACGGTTCGTTTATCCGGCTGCAAAACCTGGCGCTGGGCTACAACCTGCCGCTGAATACCAAGTATATCCGCAGCGCCCGGATTTACGCCAGCGGCCAGAATCTTTTCCTGATTACCAACTACAAAGGCTTTGACCCGGAAGTGAACAACCAAGGCCAGAACAACCTGAACCGGGGGGACGATTACGATGCCTATCCGCGCGCCCGGATGTTCACGCTGGGCGTTAACCTTGGTCTGTAATTCCGCTAACCCTTCAACTGACAACGAAACATGAATTGGAGACATTCAACCCGACTCAAATCCCTGCTGCTGGTGTCCTTTCTGGCCGCGGGCGTGGGCTGCTCGGACTTAAAAGAAACCCCGGATTTTATCAATCCCGATACCTTTTATAAAACCGCCAACGAACTTCAACTGGGCGTCAACGGTATTTACGACGACCTCAACTCCGGCTATTCCGGCTATTTCTACGACCGTTACGTGTTTGAATGCCTGACGGGCGACCAGATTGGCTGGGAAAAAGGGCCGCTGCAATACAACCTGGGTAACGTCAGTACCGCCGACGAATACATTGAAGCCTACTGGCAGATCAGCTACCGGTCCATCAACCGGGCCAATGCCGCCATTGAAATTGCCGACGGTATGCAGGACCCCGCCAACGACGCGCTGGTAAAACGGCTGAAGGCCGAAGCGCAGTTTCTGCGGGCGTTTTACTACTACGGTTTGCTGATTTATTTCGACAACCCTCCGCTGACCGTTAAATCGACCAAAGGCATCAGTGACCTGCCGTCGAACGCAGGGGGCAAACGGGCCGTCATCGACCAGATTTATGCCGATGCCAAAGCCGCTGCTGAGGTGCTGCCCGCAGCGTACACGGGGGCAGACGCCGGGCGGGCCACCAAGTGGGCGGCCAAGGCCATTCTGATGAAAACCCAGCTCTGGGACGAGAAATGGGCCGACGCCAAAACCACCGCTGAAGACATCATCAACAACAGCGGTCTGCAATTATTTGAAACCTTTGGTCACAACTTCGATCTGGCGCACGAAAACCAGGGCGAACGAATTTTCGAAGCGCAGGTATCGGCCGGGGCCAACGCCAGCGAATGGAATGTTCACTCGGCACACTTCAACCCCGAAGACTACCCCAGCGAACTGGGTGGAGCGGGCTGGAGCTGGCTGAGTGCCACGCAGGAATTCCGCGCATCGTACGACGAAAAAGACAAGCGCATCGATGCGACGTTCATCGAGTCGTATCCGACGGGCCGGTTTGGCAAAGTAGACGGACAATATCCGGTGGTGAAGTGGAGTCCGAAAGCGGATTTTAACCTGTCTCGTTTCGGCGGGGTGGTCAAAGCCGACGCCAATCCGAAAGACCCTTCGCAGTTGATCTTCGGAAAAGCCTGGGCGGGCAAACTAGTGGAGTTGGGCATCAACTACAACAACACCGAGAAAAACACCATCTACCTCCGGCTGGCCGACATTCTGCTGGGCCATTCGGAAGCCTGCAACGAGAGCAATTCGGGCGACAAGTTTATGGGGATTAACAAGGTACGGGCGCGGGCCGGTCTGACGGCGCTGAGCGGTTTAGGTCAGTCGGCGCTGCGCGACGCGATCATCAAGGAACGGGAACAGGAGTTTGTGTTCGAGCAGGTGATGTACCCAGAATTGCGCCGGAAAAGCAAGTTTGGCGGGCAGCCGGATTACCTGGGCGACCACATCAAGCATTACATCGCCAAGTACAACGTAGGACGCACGCTCAAGGCCCGCGATTATGTGCTGCCGATGCCCCTGAAAGAAATCCAGGGCAATGCGAACGTGACGCAGAATCCGGGCTGGTAACAACCGTATCCGGTCATCAAAAAAGGGCTTTCACGAGCCCTTTTTTGATGCCATTTTTTTAGCGATCTTTCTTTCATGAAGTATTTATTTTCAGGATTGATTTTTCTTAGTCTGCTGGCCTGCGAGCAAAAACCCCGGACGTTGTTTACGACCTTGTCCGCTTCTGAGTCGGGGGTTCGTTTCCGGAATACCGTTACCGAAAACGATTCGTTTAATCTGGTTGACTACTACTACGTTTACAACGGCGGGGGCGTGGCCGTCGGGGATCTGGACAACGACAGCCTGCCCGATCTGTACTTTACCGGCAATCAGGTGGGCGACCGGATTTACCGCAACACGACGACGCCGGGGTCCGATCATCCCACATTTGAGGATGTGACGCCCCGCGCCGGATTGAAAAAAGGGGGCTGGTCGACGGGCGTAACAATGGCCGATGTGAACGCCGACGGACTACTGGATGTTTACGTCTGCAAGTCCGGGAATTACGCGGGCAGCGGGCGGAAAAATCGGCTTTACATCAACAAGGGAAACTTTCGCTTCGAGGAAAGCGCCGAACGCTACGGGCTGGCCGACACGAGCTACACCAACCAGGCCACCTTTTTTGACTACGACAAAGACGGCGATCTGGACCTGTACTTGCTCACGAGTACCAATCTGGTTCGAAACCCAAATCAGGTTACGCCGGTGGTTGCCGATGGCTCTGGGCTGGCCAACGACAAGCTGTTTCGTAACGATTCCGACGCTTCCGGGCCACGGTTTACGGAAGTAACTCGCCCGGCGGGCATTCTGCACGACGGTTTTGGCCTGGGACTCACCATTGCTGATTTCAACCAGGACGGATGGGAGGATATTTACGTCGCCAACGATTTTCTGGCGAACGATTTCCTGTACGTCAACAACCACGACGGGACATTTCAGGAAGTCAGCAAAACGTATTTCAAGCACCACAGCCAGTTTTCGATGGGCTGCGATGCCGCCGACATCAACAACGACGGCCTGACCGATCTGGTGGTGGCCGACATGCTTCCCGCCGACAATGAGCAGCGCAAGAAAATGGCCGGTCCGGCTAATTATCAGCAGTTTGAAAGCATCGTCCGGCAGGGCTACCATCCGCAGTTTATGCGCAACATGCTTCAGGTCAACGGCGGCAAAGCCCCCGACGGTCGGATGGTTTTTTCGGAAATCGGGCAGTTCGCGGGCGTGTCGGCAACCGACTGGAGCTGGTCGCCCTTGCTGGCGGATCTGGACAATGACGGCTGGCGGGACCTGTTCATTACCAATGGCTATCTGCGTGACATCACCGACCTGGATTTTGTGTCGTTCAATAACTCGTTCGCCCGCGACGGCAACCGAACGCCGGAGGAGATTAACCAGTATTTGCGGCAAGGCGCTACCAAAATGCCGAGCATCCGGAAAGCCAACCGCTTTTTCCGCAACAACCGTGATCTGACGTTTACCGACGCAACCGCCGACTGGTTTGGTGCCGAAGCCTCGCTTTCGAACGGTTCCGCCTACGCTGATCTGGACCGCGACGGTGATCTGGACCTGAT
This Larkinella insperata DNA region includes the following protein-coding sequences:
- a CDS encoding RagB/SusD family nutrient uptake outer membrane protein, with product MNWRHSTRLKSLLLVSFLAAGVGCSDLKETPDFINPDTFYKTANELQLGVNGIYDDLNSGYSGYFYDRYVFECLTGDQIGWEKGPLQYNLGNVSTADEYIEAYWQISYRSINRANAAIEIADGMQDPANDALVKRLKAEAQFLRAFYYYGLLIYFDNPPLTVKSTKGISDLPSNAGGKRAVIDQIYADAKAAAEVLPAAYTGADAGRATKWAAKAILMKTQLWDEKWADAKTTAEDIINNSGLQLFETFGHNFDLAHENQGERIFEAQVSAGANASEWNVHSAHFNPEDYPSELGGAGWSWLSATQEFRASYDEKDKRIDATFIESYPTGRFGKVDGQYPVVKWSPKADFNLSRFGGVVKADANPKDPSQLIFGKAWAGKLVELGINYNNTEKNTIYLRLADILLGHSEACNESNSGDKFMGINKVRARAGLTALSGLGQSALRDAIIKEREQEFVFEQVMYPELRRKSKFGGQPDYLGDHIKHYIAKYNVGRTLKARDYVLPMPLKEIQGNANVTQNPGW